One segment of Gopherus flavomarginatus isolate rGopFla2 chromosome 8, rGopFla2.mat.asm, whole genome shotgun sequence DNA contains the following:
- the POF1B gene encoding protein POF1B isoform X2 has protein sequence MKMVRHTLQEPLSPFLRGGSYCPGNNVIYEKTIRKYELLNPEQEKQYQFSHQSNQSQVSQVCQQSEQPQIIHQCRETQSCSPCEISSISVSDGGRGTNTVQRVTIQGCEPVHSLQETNGQLDSRYFGELLAEVNRKSNDLYSCLLQHVEKIGRRTQDNESTSQVEDIEGLIPKGLSELTKQQIRYLLQMRVTSDKSLRLVLSTFGSLREELCHLQDDLGKLETDKMLLEKDLAFKESQVKEYETLLASVRENNRQQQQGLRDSASKCRSLEEQIISLRYAEGEKDCRLKELEYCKRALEQEIQNLRMQTCSNPVIQTTTDELSSHYVEMINNLREDKDREIRNLRSQINQFQQDISRRDGSNSDFQMRLHELTSMLEEKETFIKQLQEELFRLKQERLSCNQSTGVTKSIITKKYMNQYPILGLLSDDYMASSPVRQMETIVIEKTEAM, from the exons TTACAGGAGCCGTTGTCTCCATTTCTGAGAGGAGGAAGTTACTGCCCGGGGAACAATGTTATCTATGAAAAGACAATAAGAAAATATGAGTTGCTAAATCCTGAACAG gagaAACAATACCAGTTTTCCCACCAGTCCAACCAATCCCAGGTTAGCCAGGTATGCCAGCAATCTGAACAGCCCCAAATCATCCACCAGTGCCGAGAAACACAAAGTTGCAGTCCCTGCGAAATAAGCTCAATCTCTGTGAGTGATGGTGGAAGAGGAACAAACACCGTGCAGAGAGTAACAATCCAAGGCTGCGAACCA GTACACAGTCTTCAAGAAACTAATGGGCAGCTGGACTCCAGATATTTTGGCGAGCTACTTGCTGAAGTGAACCGCAAGAGCAATGACCTGTACAGCTGTTTACTGCAGCATGTGGAAAAGATAGGAAGAAG GACACAGGACAATGAATCTACAAGTCAA GTAGAAGACATTGAAGGTTTGATTCCCAAAGGACTGTCAGAGTTGACAAAGCAGCAAATTCGCTATCTCCTGCAG aTGAGAGTGACATCCGATAAATCACTGCGACTTGTACTTTCCACTTTTGGTAGTTTGCGCGAGGAGCTTTGCCATCTACAAGATGACTTAGGG AAATTGGAAACTGACAAGATGTTACTAGAGAAAGATCTGGCTTTTAAAGAATCTCAGGTGAAGGAGTATGAAACACTGTTGGCATCTGTGAGAGAGAATAATCGCCAACAGCAG CAAGGACTCAGAGACAGTGCTTCAAAGTGTCGTTCACTGGAGGAACAGATCATCTCTCTCCGGTATGCTGAGGGAGAGAAGGACTGTCGGTTAAAAGAACTGGAATACTGCAAGCGTGCCTTGGAACAAGAGATTCAGAACCTGAGAATGCAG ACCTGTTCTAATCCAGTGATACAAACCACCACAGATGAGCTCTCTAGTCATTACGTGGAGATGATTAACAACCTGAGAGAGGATAAAGATAGAGAGATCCGCAATCTTAGG tcccagATAAACCAGTTCCAGCAAGATATTTCAAGAAGAGATGGAAGTAACAGTGACTTCCAGATGAGGCTGCATGAACTTACTTCAATGTTAGAAGAGAAGGAGACTTTTATTAAACAGCTGCAAGAG GAACTCTTCAGGTTGAAGCAAGAAAGATTATCATGCAATCAATCCACAGGTGTAACAAAGTCTATCATCACAAAAAA GTACATGAACCAATATCCAATCCTTGGTCTCCTGTCTGATGACTACATGGCTTCATCACCAGTTAGACAAATGGAGACTATTGTAattgagaagactgaagcaatgTAG
- the POF1B gene encoding protein POF1B isoform X3 — MAGLPELQEPLSPFLRGGSYCPGNNVIYEKTIRKYELLNPEQEKQYQFSHQSNQSQVSQVCQQSEQPQIIHQCRETQSCSPCEISSISVSDGGRGTNTVQRVTIQGCEPVHSLQETNGQLDSRYFGELLAEVNRKSNDLYSCLLQHVEKIGRRTQDNESTSQVEDIEGLIPKGLSELTKQQIRYLLQMRVTSDKSLRLVLSTFGSLREELCHLQDDLGKLETDKMLLEKDLAFKESQVKEYETLLASVRENNRQQQQGLRDSASKCRSLEEQIISLRYAEGEKDCRLKELEYCKRALEQEIQNLRMQTCSNPVIQTTTDELSSHYVEMINNLREDKDREIRNLRSQINQFQQDISRRDGSNSDFQMRLHELTSMLEEKETFIKQLQEELFRLKQERLSCNQSTGVTKSIITKKYMNQYPILGLLSDDYMASSPVRQMETIVIEKTEAM; from the exons TTACAGGAGCCGTTGTCTCCATTTCTGAGAGGAGGAAGTTACTGCCCGGGGAACAATGTTATCTATGAAAAGACAATAAGAAAATATGAGTTGCTAAATCCTGAACAG gagaAACAATACCAGTTTTCCCACCAGTCCAACCAATCCCAGGTTAGCCAGGTATGCCAGCAATCTGAACAGCCCCAAATCATCCACCAGTGCCGAGAAACACAAAGTTGCAGTCCCTGCGAAATAAGCTCAATCTCTGTGAGTGATGGTGGAAGAGGAACAAACACCGTGCAGAGAGTAACAATCCAAGGCTGCGAACCA GTACACAGTCTTCAAGAAACTAATGGGCAGCTGGACTCCAGATATTTTGGCGAGCTACTTGCTGAAGTGAACCGCAAGAGCAATGACCTGTACAGCTGTTTACTGCAGCATGTGGAAAAGATAGGAAGAAG GACACAGGACAATGAATCTACAAGTCAA GTAGAAGACATTGAAGGTTTGATTCCCAAAGGACTGTCAGAGTTGACAAAGCAGCAAATTCGCTATCTCCTGCAG aTGAGAGTGACATCCGATAAATCACTGCGACTTGTACTTTCCACTTTTGGTAGTTTGCGCGAGGAGCTTTGCCATCTACAAGATGACTTAGGG AAATTGGAAACTGACAAGATGTTACTAGAGAAAGATCTGGCTTTTAAAGAATCTCAGGTGAAGGAGTATGAAACACTGTTGGCATCTGTGAGAGAGAATAATCGCCAACAGCAG CAAGGACTCAGAGACAGTGCTTCAAAGTGTCGTTCACTGGAGGAACAGATCATCTCTCTCCGGTATGCTGAGGGAGAGAAGGACTGTCGGTTAAAAGAACTGGAATACTGCAAGCGTGCCTTGGAACAAGAGATTCAGAACCTGAGAATGCAG ACCTGTTCTAATCCAGTGATACAAACCACCACAGATGAGCTCTCTAGTCATTACGTGGAGATGATTAACAACCTGAGAGAGGATAAAGATAGAGAGATCCGCAATCTTAGG tcccagATAAACCAGTTCCAGCAAGATATTTCAAGAAGAGATGGAAGTAACAGTGACTTCCAGATGAGGCTGCATGAACTTACTTCAATGTTAGAAGAGAAGGAGACTTTTATTAAACAGCTGCAAGAG GAACTCTTCAGGTTGAAGCAAGAAAGATTATCATGCAATCAATCCACAGGTGTAACAAAGTCTATCATCACAAAAAA GTACATGAACCAATATCCAATCCTTGGTCTCCTGTCTGATGACTACATGGCTTCATCACCAGTTAGACAAATGGAGACTATTGTAattgagaagactgaagcaatgTAG